One genomic region from Rosa rugosa chromosome 1, drRosRugo1.1, whole genome shotgun sequence encodes:
- the LOC133725378 gene encoding ABC transporter C family member 8-like isoform X7, protein MLIEWKRQSQIMVAQDERLRATSEILNSIKIIKLQSWEEKFKNSIDSLREREFKPLAEAQVHKAYGTVLFWMAPTIISSVVFVGCIVFQSAPLNAITIFTVLAALKSMGDPVRVIPEALSVMIQVKVSFDRLNAFLIDEEIMDNEIRELTSQNSDDILKVEKGMFSWNPESRIPNLTDVNLEVQWEQKVAVCGSVGAGKSSLLLAILGEIPKVSGNVDVFGTIAYVSQTSWIQSGTVRDNILYRRPMEKSKYQETIKACALDKDIDSFQHGDLTEIGQRGINLSGGQKQRIQLARAVYSDADIYLLDDPFSAVDATTAAILFHDCVKVALAKKTVILVTHQVEFLSEVDNILVMEGGRITQSGSYEGLLTKGTAFEQLVNAHRDAVTTLDSPNYQTQEESEKEDMIQPEESQRTNLTGETEGDTSMAGIPGVQLTEEEEKEIGDVSWKSCWDYIFVSKGTLLLFSGILSQFCFSIFLAASTYWLALGIKIPNITSATLIGVYTAISSLCAVFVFLRSYSAAHMGLKASRAFFEGFTDAIFKAPMLFFDSTPVGRILTRASSDLSTLDFEIPFSIMFTVSAVIQLLTTIAVLASVIWEVLIVAILATVAAQYIQRYCQASARELTRINGTTKAPVMNYAAETSLGVVTIRAFKMVNRFFDDYLKLVDTDARLFFHSNATREWLILRTEALQNLTLYATGFLLVLLPKGYISSGLVGLSLSYALTLTTTQIYLTQWYCNLANNIISVERIKQFMQISPEPPAIVEDKRPPFSWPQKGRIELHCLEIKYRPNSPLVLKGITCTFQEGTRIGVVGRTGSGKSTLISALFRLVEPSSGKIIIDGLDICSVGLKDLRMKLSIIPQETTLFRGTIRTNLDPLGLYSDNEIWTALEKCQLKATVSSLPNLLDSSVSDEGENWSAGQRQLFCLGRVLLKRNRILVLDEATASIDSATDATLQRIIRQEFAECTVIIVAHRVPTVIDSDKVMVLSDGKLVEYEEPSKLLDTNSYFSKLVAEYWSSSKTN, encoded by the exons ATGCTTATCGAATGG AAGCGTCAGTCCCAAATCATGGTAGCTCAAGATGAGAGGCTTAGAGCCACTTCTGAGATCCTAAATAGTATAAAAATCATTAAGTTGCAATCATGGGAAGAGAAGTTCAAGAACTCGATTGATTCCCTTCGCGAAAGAGAGTTCAAACCATTGGCTGAGGCACAAGTACACAAGGCTTATGGAACTGTTTTGTTCTGGATGGCACCAACTATCATTTCTTCAGTTGTTTTTGTAGGATGCATTGTTTTCCAGAGTGCTCCTCTAAATGCAATTACCATATTTACGGTTCTAGCAGCCTTGAAGAGCATGGGAGACCCTGTCCGAGTTATACCAGAAGCTCTTTCAGTAATGATCCAAGTCAAGGTCTCATTTGATCGGCTTAATGCTTTTTTGATTGATGAAGAGATAATGGATAATGAAATAAGAGAACTCACATCACAGAATTCAGATGACATCTTAAAAGTAGAAAAAGGTATGTTCAGCTGGAATCCTGAATCAAGAATCCCAAATCTGACAGATGTGAATTTAGAAGTACAATGGGAGCAAAAAGTTGCAGTTTGTGGATCAGTTGGTGCTGGAAAATCATCTCTTTTGCTTGCTATTCTTGGAGAAATTCCCAAAGTCTCTGGAAAT GTTGATGTATTTGGAACCATTGCCTATGTTTCTCAGACATCTTGGATACAAAGTGGGACAGTTCGCGATAACATACTTTATAGGAGGCCAATGGAGAAGTCTAAATATCAGGAGACCATAAAAGCTTGTGCTTTGGATAAAGATATTGATAGCTTTCAGCACGGGGATCTTACTGAAATAGGGCAGAGGGGCATTAACTTGAGCGGAGGACAGAAGCAAAGGATTCAGCTAGCAAGAGCTGTCTATAGTGATGCTGATATCTATCTACTTGATGATCCCTTTAGTGCAGTTGATGCAACTACAGCTGCAATTTTATTTCAt GATTGTGTCAAGGTTGCTTTAGCAAAGAAAACTGTGATTCTGGTGACTCATCAAGTTGAATTTCTCTCAGAAGTTGATAACATCTTG GTAATGGAGGGCGGAAGAATTACTCAATCCGGAAGCTATGAGGGTCTCTTGACAAAAGGAACTGCATTTGAGCAGCTTGTGAATGCTCATAGAGATGCAGTAACAACATTGGACAGCCCAAACTACCAAACCCAAGAAGAATCTGAGAAGGAAGATATGATCCAGCCAGAAGAGTCTCAAAGGACTAATCTCACTGGTGAAACTGAAGGGGATACTTCCATGGCGGGCATTCCTGGGGTTCAGctaacagaagaagaagagaaagagattgGTGATGTTAGCTGGAAGTCCTGTTGGGATTATATTTTTGTTTCCAAGGGAACACTTCTTCTATTCTCAGGGATATTATCAcagttttgtttttctatttttctggCTGCTTCAACTTATTGGCTAGCTCTAGGCATTAAGATTCCTAATATAACCAGTGCTACACTGATTGGAGTTTACACTGCAATTTCTTCACTCTGTGCTGTCTTTGTATTTCTAAGGTCATATTCTGCAGCCCATATGGGATTAAAAGCTTCTAGAGCCTTTTTTGAAGGTTTCACCGATGCTATATTTAAAGCTCCCATGTTGTTCTTTGACTCAACCCCTGTTGGGAGGATTTTAACACGA GCTTCATCAGATTTAAGTACTCTAGATTTTGAGATACCCTTCTCCATTATGTTTACTGTTTCGGCTGTTATTCAACTGCTGACAACTATTGCAGTTCTGGCTTCCGTGATATGGGAAGTTCTCATTGTAGCTATTCTCGCTACTGTTGCTGCACAATACATTCAG AGATATTGTCAAGCCTCTGCAAGGGAACTAACAAGAATCAATGGAACAACCAAAGCTCCTGTTATGAATTATGCAGCTGAAACATCACTCGGAGTGGTCACTATAAGGGCTTTTAAAATGGTCAACAGGTTCTTCGACGACTACCTAAAGCTAGTTGACACTGATGCCAGACTGTTCTTTCATTCTAATGCAACCAGGGAGTGGTTAATATTAAGGACAGAAGCACTTCAGAATTTGACCCTTTACGCCACTGGTTTTCTCCTTGTTTTACTTCCTAAGGGATACATTTCTTCAG GGCTTGTGGGGCTCTCTCTTTCTTACGCCTTAACACTCACAACAACACAAATTTATCTGACTCAATGGTATTGCAACttagcaaacaacataatatCAGTTGAAAGGATAAAACAATTCATGCAGATTTCACCAGAGCCACCTGCAATTGTGGAGGACAAGAGGCCACCATTTTCATGGCCTCAAAAGGGTAGAATAGAGCTGCATTGTCTGGAG ATAAAATATCGTCCGAATTCTCCACTAGTTCTCAAGGGGATCACTTGCACATTTCAAGAAGGGACTAGAATAGGAGTTGTTGGAAGGACAGGAAGTGGAAAAAGTACACTCATAAGTGCTTTGTTTCGTTTAGTAGAGCCGAGCAGTGGAAAAATTATTATAGATGGACTTGATATCTGTTCTGTTGGTCTAAAAGATTTGAGAATGAAGCTCAGCATCATCCCTCAAGAAACAACTCTTTTTAGGGGCACCATCCGAACCAACTTGGATCCTCTAGGCCTTTACTCGGACAATGAAATATGGACG GCTTTAGAAAAGTGTCAGCTCAAGGCAACAGTCAGCAGCCTGCCTAATCTGTTAGACTCATCTG TGAGTGATGAAGGGGAAAATTGGAGCGCTGGGCAGCGCCAGTTGTTTTGCCTTGGAAGAGTGCTTCTCAAGAGGAACAGAATTCTAGTTCTAGATGAGGCTACTGCTTCCATCGACTCTGCAACAGATGCCACTCTACAAAGAATCATCAGGCAGGAATTTGCAGAATGCACTGTGATAATTGTAGCTCATAGAGTCCCAACAGTCATAGACAGTGACAAAGTTATGGTCCTCTCTGATG GGAAGCTGGTGGAGTATGAAGAACCTTCAAAGCTATTGGATACCAACTCCTacttctccaagcttgtagCTGAATATTGGTCCAGTAGCAAGACAAACTGA
- the LOC133725378 gene encoding ABC transporter C family member 8-like isoform X6: protein MLIEWVLQKRQSQIMVAQDERLRATSEILNSIKIIKLQSWEEKFKNSIDSLREREFKPLAEAQVHKAYGTVLFWMAPTIISSVVFVGCIVFQSAPLNAITIFTVLAALKSMGDPVRVIPEALSVMIQVKVSFDRLNAFLIDEEIMDNEIRELTSQNSDDILKVEKGMFSWNPESRIPNLTDVNLEVQWEQKVAVCGSVGAGKSSLLLAILGEIPKVSGNVDVFGTIAYVSQTSWIQSGTVRDNILYRRPMEKSKYQETIKACALDKDIDSFQHGDLTEIGQRGINLSGGQKQRIQLARAVYSDADIYLLDDPFSAVDATTAAILFHDCVKVALAKKTVILVTHQVEFLSEVDNILVMEGGRITQSGSYEGLLTKGTAFEQLVNAHRDAVTTLDSPNYQTQEESEKEDMIQPEESQRTNLTGETEGDTSMAGIPGVQLTEEEEKEIGDVSWKSCWDYIFVSKGTLLLFSGILSQFCFSIFLAASTYWLALGIKIPNITSATLIGVYTAISSLCAVFVFLRSYSAAHMGLKASRAFFEGFTDAIFKAPMLFFDSTPVGRILTRASSDLSTLDFEIPFSIMFTVSAVIQLLTTIAVLASVIWEVLIVAILATVAAQYIQRYCQASARELTRINGTTKAPVMNYAAETSLGVVTIRAFKMVNRFFDDYLKLVDTDARLFFHSNATREWLILRTEALQNLTLYATGFLLVLLPKGYISSGLVGLSLSYALTLTTTQIYLTQWYCNLANNIISVERIKQFMQISPEPPAIVEDKRPPFSWPQKGRIELHCLEIKYRPNSPLVLKGITCTFQEGTRIGVVGRTGSGKSTLISALFRLVEPSSGKIIIDGLDICSVGLKDLRMKLSIIPQETTLFRGTIRTNLDPLGLYSDNEIWTALEKCQLKATVSSLPNLLDSSVSDEGENWSAGQRQLFCLGRVLLKRNRILVLDEATASIDSATDATLQRIIRQEFAECTVIIVAHRVPTVIDSDKVMVLSDGKLVEYEEPSKLLDTNSYFSKLVAEYWSSSKTN from the exons ATGCTTATCGAATGG GTACTACAGAAGCGTCAGTCCCAAATCATGGTAGCTCAAGATGAGAGGCTTAGAGCCACTTCTGAGATCCTAAATAGTATAAAAATCATTAAGTTGCAATCATGGGAAGAGAAGTTCAAGAACTCGATTGATTCCCTTCGCGAAAGAGAGTTCAAACCATTGGCTGAGGCACAAGTACACAAGGCTTATGGAACTGTTTTGTTCTGGATGGCACCAACTATCATTTCTTCAGTTGTTTTTGTAGGATGCATTGTTTTCCAGAGTGCTCCTCTAAATGCAATTACCATATTTACGGTTCTAGCAGCCTTGAAGAGCATGGGAGACCCTGTCCGAGTTATACCAGAAGCTCTTTCAGTAATGATCCAAGTCAAGGTCTCATTTGATCGGCTTAATGCTTTTTTGATTGATGAAGAGATAATGGATAATGAAATAAGAGAACTCACATCACAGAATTCAGATGACATCTTAAAAGTAGAAAAAGGTATGTTCAGCTGGAATCCTGAATCAAGAATCCCAAATCTGACAGATGTGAATTTAGAAGTACAATGGGAGCAAAAAGTTGCAGTTTGTGGATCAGTTGGTGCTGGAAAATCATCTCTTTTGCTTGCTATTCTTGGAGAAATTCCCAAAGTCTCTGGAAAT GTTGATGTATTTGGAACCATTGCCTATGTTTCTCAGACATCTTGGATACAAAGTGGGACAGTTCGCGATAACATACTTTATAGGAGGCCAATGGAGAAGTCTAAATATCAGGAGACCATAAAAGCTTGTGCTTTGGATAAAGATATTGATAGCTTTCAGCACGGGGATCTTACTGAAATAGGGCAGAGGGGCATTAACTTGAGCGGAGGACAGAAGCAAAGGATTCAGCTAGCAAGAGCTGTCTATAGTGATGCTGATATCTATCTACTTGATGATCCCTTTAGTGCAGTTGATGCAACTACAGCTGCAATTTTATTTCAt GATTGTGTCAAGGTTGCTTTAGCAAAGAAAACTGTGATTCTGGTGACTCATCAAGTTGAATTTCTCTCAGAAGTTGATAACATCTTG GTAATGGAGGGCGGAAGAATTACTCAATCCGGAAGCTATGAGGGTCTCTTGACAAAAGGAACTGCATTTGAGCAGCTTGTGAATGCTCATAGAGATGCAGTAACAACATTGGACAGCCCAAACTACCAAACCCAAGAAGAATCTGAGAAGGAAGATATGATCCAGCCAGAAGAGTCTCAAAGGACTAATCTCACTGGTGAAACTGAAGGGGATACTTCCATGGCGGGCATTCCTGGGGTTCAGctaacagaagaagaagagaaagagattgGTGATGTTAGCTGGAAGTCCTGTTGGGATTATATTTTTGTTTCCAAGGGAACACTTCTTCTATTCTCAGGGATATTATCAcagttttgtttttctatttttctggCTGCTTCAACTTATTGGCTAGCTCTAGGCATTAAGATTCCTAATATAACCAGTGCTACACTGATTGGAGTTTACACTGCAATTTCTTCACTCTGTGCTGTCTTTGTATTTCTAAGGTCATATTCTGCAGCCCATATGGGATTAAAAGCTTCTAGAGCCTTTTTTGAAGGTTTCACCGATGCTATATTTAAAGCTCCCATGTTGTTCTTTGACTCAACCCCTGTTGGGAGGATTTTAACACGA GCTTCATCAGATTTAAGTACTCTAGATTTTGAGATACCCTTCTCCATTATGTTTACTGTTTCGGCTGTTATTCAACTGCTGACAACTATTGCAGTTCTGGCTTCCGTGATATGGGAAGTTCTCATTGTAGCTATTCTCGCTACTGTTGCTGCACAATACATTCAG AGATATTGTCAAGCCTCTGCAAGGGAACTAACAAGAATCAATGGAACAACCAAAGCTCCTGTTATGAATTATGCAGCTGAAACATCACTCGGAGTGGTCACTATAAGGGCTTTTAAAATGGTCAACAGGTTCTTCGACGACTACCTAAAGCTAGTTGACACTGATGCCAGACTGTTCTTTCATTCTAATGCAACCAGGGAGTGGTTAATATTAAGGACAGAAGCACTTCAGAATTTGACCCTTTACGCCACTGGTTTTCTCCTTGTTTTACTTCCTAAGGGATACATTTCTTCAG GGCTTGTGGGGCTCTCTCTTTCTTACGCCTTAACACTCACAACAACACAAATTTATCTGACTCAATGGTATTGCAACttagcaaacaacataatatCAGTTGAAAGGATAAAACAATTCATGCAGATTTCACCAGAGCCACCTGCAATTGTGGAGGACAAGAGGCCACCATTTTCATGGCCTCAAAAGGGTAGAATAGAGCTGCATTGTCTGGAG ATAAAATATCGTCCGAATTCTCCACTAGTTCTCAAGGGGATCACTTGCACATTTCAAGAAGGGACTAGAATAGGAGTTGTTGGAAGGACAGGAAGTGGAAAAAGTACACTCATAAGTGCTTTGTTTCGTTTAGTAGAGCCGAGCAGTGGAAAAATTATTATAGATGGACTTGATATCTGTTCTGTTGGTCTAAAAGATTTGAGAATGAAGCTCAGCATCATCCCTCAAGAAACAACTCTTTTTAGGGGCACCATCCGAACCAACTTGGATCCTCTAGGCCTTTACTCGGACAATGAAATATGGACG GCTTTAGAAAAGTGTCAGCTCAAGGCAACAGTCAGCAGCCTGCCTAATCTGTTAGACTCATCTG TGAGTGATGAAGGGGAAAATTGGAGCGCTGGGCAGCGCCAGTTGTTTTGCCTTGGAAGAGTGCTTCTCAAGAGGAACAGAATTCTAGTTCTAGATGAGGCTACTGCTTCCATCGACTCTGCAACAGATGCCACTCTACAAAGAATCATCAGGCAGGAATTTGCAGAATGCACTGTGATAATTGTAGCTCATAGAGTCCCAACAGTCATAGACAGTGACAAAGTTATGGTCCTCTCTGATG GGAAGCTGGTGGAGTATGAAGAACCTTCAAAGCTATTGGATACCAACTCCTacttctccaagcttgtagCTGAATATTGGTCCAGTAGCAAGACAAACTGA
- the LOC133725378 gene encoding ABC transporter C family member 8-like isoform X1: protein MCTLRNPSNSVDKRGMDSSLSEPLLAQNSAGKTQQTELGHASFLSKLIFSWINPLLKLGFSKTLALEDIPSLVSEDKANVAYQKFANAFESLSREKSSSTMKNLVLRAIAKVYMKENIWLVFCAFLKTIAVVASPLILYGFVSYSNSETESLSEGLMLVGCLIIAKVVESLSERCWFFESRRCGMRIRSALMVAVYRKQLKLSSLGRTRHSAGEIVNYIAVDAYRMGEFLWWFHSMWSLSLQLLLCIVVLYVVVGVGALPGLIPLIICGLLNVPFAKVLQKRQSQIMVAQDERLRATSEILNSIKIIKLQSWEEKFKNSIDSLREREFKPLAEAQVHKAYGTVLFWMAPTIISSVVFVGCIVFQSAPLNAITIFTVLAALKSMGDPVRVIPEALSVMIQVKVSFDRLNAFLIDEEIMDNEIRELTSQNSDDILKVEKGMFSWNPESRIPNLTDVNLEVQWEQKVAVCGSVGAGKSSLLLAILGEIPKVSGNVDVFGTIAYVSQTSWIQSGTVRDNILYRRPMEKSKYQETIKACALDKDIDSFQHGDLTEIGQRGINLSGGQKQRIQLARAVYSDADIYLLDDPFSAVDATTAAILFHDCVKVALAKKTVILVTHQVEFLSEVDNILVMEGGRITQSGSYEGLLTKGTAFEQLVNAHRDAVTTLDSPNYQTQEESEKEDMIQPEESQRTNLTGETEGDTSMAGIPGVQLTEEEEKEIGDVSWKSCWDYIFVSKGTLLLFSGILSQFCFSIFLAASTYWLALGIKIPNITSATLIGVYTAISSLCAVFVFLRSYSAAHMGLKASRAFFEGFTDAIFKAPMLFFDSTPVGRILTRASSDLSTLDFEIPFSIMFTVSAVIQLLTTIAVLASVIWEVLIVAILATVAAQYIQRYCQASARELTRINGTTKAPVMNYAAETSLGVVTIRAFKMVNRFFDDYLKLVDTDARLFFHSNATREWLILRTEALQNLTLYATGFLLVLLPKGYISSGLVGLSLSYALTLTTTQIYLTQWYCNLANNIISVERIKQFMQISPEPPAIVEDKRPPFSWPQKGRIELHCLEIKYRPNSPLVLKGITCTFQEGTRIGVVGRTGSGKSTLISALFRLVEPSSGKIIIDGLDICSVGLKDLRMKLSIIPQETTLFRGTIRTNLDPLGLYSDNEIWTALEKCQLKATVSSLPNLLDSSVSDEGENWSAGQRQLFCLGRVLLKRNRILVLDEATASIDSATDATLQRIIRQEFAECTVIIVAHRVPTVIDSDKVMVLSDGKLVEYEEPSKLLDTNSYFSKLVAEYWSSSKTN from the exons ATGTGTACTCTTAGAAATCCCAGTAACTCTGTCGATAAACGAGGCATGGATAGCAGTCTATCTGAGCCTTTGTTGGCCCAAAATTCAGCTGGGAAAACCCAACAAACAGAACTAGGCCATGCGAGTTTCCTTAGCAAACTGATATTTTCTTGGATTAATCCTTTACTGAAATTGGGTTTCTCAAAAACTTTAGCTCTCGAAGACATCCCTTCTCTGGTTTCTGAAGATAAAGCCAATGTAGCATACCAAAAGTTTGCTAATGCATTTGAATCACTGTCAAGAGAGAAGAGCTCAAGCACTATGAAGAACCTGGTTCTCAGAGCCATAGCAAAAGTTTacatgaaagaaaatatatggTTAGTATTTTGTGCATTCCTCAAGACTATTGCAGTTGTAGCTTCCCCTCTTATACTCTATGGTTTTGTAAGTTACTCAAACAGTGAGACGGAAAGCCTCTCTGAAGGCCTCATGTTAGTAGGGTGTCTAATTATCGCCAAAGTTGTTGAATCTCTGAGCGAGAGATGCTGGTTCTTTGAGTCGAGAAGGTGTGGAATGAGAATAAGGTCAGCCTTAATGGTGGCAGTTTATCGAAAGCAGCTGAAGCTTTCTAGTTTGGGAAGGACAAGGCACTCAGCTGGAGAGATTGTGAACTACATAGCGGTGGATGCTTATCGAATGGGTGAGTTCCTCTGGTGGTTCCATTCAATGTGGAGCCTTTCATTGCAACTATTGCTTTGCATTGTTGTTCTTTATGTGGTGGTAGGTGTTGGTGCTCTGCCTGGCTTAATTCCTCTAATTATTTGTGGTCTCCTCAATGTGCCATTTGCAAAGGTACTACAGAAGCGTCAGTCCCAAATCATGGTAGCTCAAGATGAGAGGCTTAGAGCCACTTCTGAGATCCTAAATAGTATAAAAATCATTAAGTTGCAATCATGGGAAGAGAAGTTCAAGAACTCGATTGATTCCCTTCGCGAAAGAGAGTTCAAACCATTGGCTGAGGCACAAGTACACAAGGCTTATGGAACTGTTTTGTTCTGGATGGCACCAACTATCATTTCTTCAGTTGTTTTTGTAGGATGCATTGTTTTCCAGAGTGCTCCTCTAAATGCAATTACCATATTTACGGTTCTAGCAGCCTTGAAGAGCATGGGAGACCCTGTCCGAGTTATACCAGAAGCTCTTTCAGTAATGATCCAAGTCAAGGTCTCATTTGATCGGCTTAATGCTTTTTTGATTGATGAAGAGATAATGGATAATGAAATAAGAGAACTCACATCACAGAATTCAGATGACATCTTAAAAGTAGAAAAAGGTATGTTCAGCTGGAATCCTGAATCAAGAATCCCAAATCTGACAGATGTGAATTTAGAAGTACAATGGGAGCAAAAAGTTGCAGTTTGTGGATCAGTTGGTGCTGGAAAATCATCTCTTTTGCTTGCTATTCTTGGAGAAATTCCCAAAGTCTCTGGAAAT GTTGATGTATTTGGAACCATTGCCTATGTTTCTCAGACATCTTGGATACAAAGTGGGACAGTTCGCGATAACATACTTTATAGGAGGCCAATGGAGAAGTCTAAATATCAGGAGACCATAAAAGCTTGTGCTTTGGATAAAGATATTGATAGCTTTCAGCACGGGGATCTTACTGAAATAGGGCAGAGGGGCATTAACTTGAGCGGAGGACAGAAGCAAAGGATTCAGCTAGCAAGAGCTGTCTATAGTGATGCTGATATCTATCTACTTGATGATCCCTTTAGTGCAGTTGATGCAACTACAGCTGCAATTTTATTTCAt GATTGTGTCAAGGTTGCTTTAGCAAAGAAAACTGTGATTCTGGTGACTCATCAAGTTGAATTTCTCTCAGAAGTTGATAACATCTTG GTAATGGAGGGCGGAAGAATTACTCAATCCGGAAGCTATGAGGGTCTCTTGACAAAAGGAACTGCATTTGAGCAGCTTGTGAATGCTCATAGAGATGCAGTAACAACATTGGACAGCCCAAACTACCAAACCCAAGAAGAATCTGAGAAGGAAGATATGATCCAGCCAGAAGAGTCTCAAAGGACTAATCTCACTGGTGAAACTGAAGGGGATACTTCCATGGCGGGCATTCCTGGGGTTCAGctaacagaagaagaagagaaagagattgGTGATGTTAGCTGGAAGTCCTGTTGGGATTATATTTTTGTTTCCAAGGGAACACTTCTTCTATTCTCAGGGATATTATCAcagttttgtttttctatttttctggCTGCTTCAACTTATTGGCTAGCTCTAGGCATTAAGATTCCTAATATAACCAGTGCTACACTGATTGGAGTTTACACTGCAATTTCTTCACTCTGTGCTGTCTTTGTATTTCTAAGGTCATATTCTGCAGCCCATATGGGATTAAAAGCTTCTAGAGCCTTTTTTGAAGGTTTCACCGATGCTATATTTAAAGCTCCCATGTTGTTCTTTGACTCAACCCCTGTTGGGAGGATTTTAACACGA GCTTCATCAGATTTAAGTACTCTAGATTTTGAGATACCCTTCTCCATTATGTTTACTGTTTCGGCTGTTATTCAACTGCTGACAACTATTGCAGTTCTGGCTTCCGTGATATGGGAAGTTCTCATTGTAGCTATTCTCGCTACTGTTGCTGCACAATACATTCAG AGATATTGTCAAGCCTCTGCAAGGGAACTAACAAGAATCAATGGAACAACCAAAGCTCCTGTTATGAATTATGCAGCTGAAACATCACTCGGAGTGGTCACTATAAGGGCTTTTAAAATGGTCAACAGGTTCTTCGACGACTACCTAAAGCTAGTTGACACTGATGCCAGACTGTTCTTTCATTCTAATGCAACCAGGGAGTGGTTAATATTAAGGACAGAAGCACTTCAGAATTTGACCCTTTACGCCACTGGTTTTCTCCTTGTTTTACTTCCTAAGGGATACATTTCTTCAG GGCTTGTGGGGCTCTCTCTTTCTTACGCCTTAACACTCACAACAACACAAATTTATCTGACTCAATGGTATTGCAACttagcaaacaacataatatCAGTTGAAAGGATAAAACAATTCATGCAGATTTCACCAGAGCCACCTGCAATTGTGGAGGACAAGAGGCCACCATTTTCATGGCCTCAAAAGGGTAGAATAGAGCTGCATTGTCTGGAG ATAAAATATCGTCCGAATTCTCCACTAGTTCTCAAGGGGATCACTTGCACATTTCAAGAAGGGACTAGAATAGGAGTTGTTGGAAGGACAGGAAGTGGAAAAAGTACACTCATAAGTGCTTTGTTTCGTTTAGTAGAGCCGAGCAGTGGAAAAATTATTATAGATGGACTTGATATCTGTTCTGTTGGTCTAAAAGATTTGAGAATGAAGCTCAGCATCATCCCTCAAGAAACAACTCTTTTTAGGGGCACCATCCGAACCAACTTGGATCCTCTAGGCCTTTACTCGGACAATGAAATATGGACG GCTTTAGAAAAGTGTCAGCTCAAGGCAACAGTCAGCAGCCTGCCTAATCTGTTAGACTCATCTG TGAGTGATGAAGGGGAAAATTGGAGCGCTGGGCAGCGCCAGTTGTTTTGCCTTGGAAGAGTGCTTCTCAAGAGGAACAGAATTCTAGTTCTAGATGAGGCTACTGCTTCCATCGACTCTGCAACAGATGCCACTCTACAAAGAATCATCAGGCAGGAATTTGCAGAATGCACTGTGATAATTGTAGCTCATAGAGTCCCAACAGTCATAGACAGTGACAAAGTTATGGTCCTCTCTGATG GGAAGCTGGTGGAGTATGAAGAACCTTCAAAGCTATTGGATACCAACTCCTacttctccaagcttgtagCTGAATATTGGTCCAGTAGCAAGACAAACTGA